The Microterricola viridarii genome segment CGATCACACACTGGTTGTTGAGAGCTGGTTCTTAACGAAAAAAGGACACCGTCATGGTGACAGTGTCCTTCGAACCACGTTGTGGCTGGGGTGTGTGTGACTGCTGTGCCTCCGGGCAAACAGGCAGCGGGCATCCGTGGTGTGAATGTTCCGCGCCCTGTCCATTGGCTCTCCGAGAATCTCTCAGTACGTCAGAGCTTCAGGGTAAACCACTTTTCTGCCGAGACCGAGCCGCAGCGAGCCCAGAGCCCAACGCGCCTTTCCGAGTTCACCCGGCGTTCAACGACGAAGGGGGCGAACGGATGCCGCGGCATCCGTTCGCCCCCTTCGCTCAGCTGACGTGTCAGATGCCGATGCGCACGATGTAGTAATCGCTGGTCCAGATCGGCTGCACCCGCACCGAGGCGCCCTCGTACGGCGCGTGCAGGATGTTGCCGTTGCCGGCGTAGAAGCCGTCGTGGCCGTCCATGATCACGAGGTCGCCGGGCTGGGCATCCTCAATCGAGATGCGCGTGCCCGCGGCTCCCTGACCGTTCGAGGAGTGCGGCAGCGAGATGCCGAACTGCGCGAAGACGTACATGATGAAGCCGGAGCAGTCGAAGCCGGCCGGCGTGGCCCCGCCGTAGACGTAGGGAACGCCCTGGTACTGCAGCGCCACGTTGTAGACGGAGCTCATGTCGTAGTTCGGGTAGGCCGGATTGGCGAGGAACTCGCCGACCGAGGGCCCGGAGTAGGACGCGGCATAGGAGGTCATCTGTGCGGCGACCTCTGCTGCACGCTCAGAGGCGGCCTGTGCGGCCGCTGCGGCCTGGATGTCGGCCTCGCTCACCGCGTCGTAGCCGTCGGCTGCAACCGTGAT includes the following:
- a CDS encoding C40 family peptidase, with the translated sequence MPPEAMRSKPRSKGLRNTVVLTLSFGMVATIALPAYAFAPGAGDQQFSASAATALKQAEAQDVKVDKQAATITVAADGYDAVSEADIQAAAAAQAASERAAEVAAQMTSYAASYSGPSVGEFLANPAYPNYDMSSVYNVALQYQGVPYVYGGATPAGFDCSGFIMYVFAQFGISLPHSSNGQGAAGTRISIEDAQPGDLVIMDGHDGFYAGNGNILHAPYEGASVRVQPIWTSDYYIVRIGI